CGCCGCGAAGTACATCGCGAACAACAACGCATTCGTCGAAGTGgggatgttgttgatgttgatatTATCAACCAGACCAAGGAGTTTCTTCGTAAAGGTCGGACGGTGGATGAGCTTGATCATGGGATCGACGCGGGAGGCGAATAGATGCCAGTATTCGAAGACACTCCGTGTCGGAGGATGAGGCATCGCAACTTTCGTATTTGAAGTCGTATGTGCGGCGGTCGAGGGAGTAGCGTGATAAGCGCGAACATTGAACGCCCGATCGTCAACACGAGGTTCATGTTCATTGTTGCCAGAAGACCGCGTGAGAGCGATCAAAGCATCTTGAACCAGCCCCTCTGATGCGGCGGTCGTTCGTACTGTGCTGAGCCGTGACGCTGAACGGCTTGACCCTGATGCATTAATGCCTTGCGCGGCCTCCGAACTGCGTCGttcctcttcaccaccgTTCACTTCTGTCCttccatctccctctccattcGCCGACGAAGCAGCTCCCGGTTGGAGGTACCTAACTAGATCCTCGAGATGCCTCTGTCGCGGCGGTTTGTCTTTCTTGTATGGTCCTCGTTTACGTTTGACGCCCAGTTCTGGCGCGGGATAGACACAAGGTAAGTCGGACTTGACGCAGTTGTGGCAACCTTCCGTCTCGCGACTGCATTTCAGTTTGCGCCGCCGACAGCCTAGACATGAGGTTCCAGGTTTGTTGACGGAGTTTTGAGCGAGTAGATGTTGGGTGGACATGGTGTGGCCTGGCGGTCTGATATTCCCTGCATCAACCTAGGAGTTCGATGCGAGGCTGGCCGTGGCAAAACCGTATGATCATGTCGTGTGTAGCTACTGCTGGCTGCCACGCATTCGTTGCCTTATGACAGCTAGTCAAGCCAGAGGTTGACTAGCGAAGCAGCTTTCTCGATCTGGTGTGAACACGAGGGTTGGAGTGGCGTTGTCGTTGCGCGATTGTCCAGACAAGATGGCAGTGTACAGTACGATCCTAGAGTGAGCAGTATGGAAATGACCTTGACGGAAGAAATGGGAATGTTCGAGGAGCAGCAAGGAATCATGAACGTAGAAATGGTACTCCCAAGGTCGCCATGGCCCACTCTCTTCGCACCGGCTGATTCTCGGCAGGTTTCGATGGACTTCGATCGACCCCGCCCGCCGCGACAGCGAGGTTGGCATTTGCCTTATTGTTGCATCGCGGGACACGAGATATTCTTTGCTCGCCTCACCGGTGACGCTGATCTCTGACTGTTGGTCAATAATGCCACTGGCCCACTACGCATCAATCTCAACCTGAGGACATGTTCTGCAGTGTTGGCCGAACATTGGAGAATATGCCGTGAGGAGCAGTCATCGCCATCTAAGCAGTGGTCCGAAACGAGCGCGCAGAGATTGGTTGTGGGTATGCGAAGGGGAAGGTTGAGGTGAGAAGGAGCacgatgaagaaggagactTCACATTTGTCTGCCGTCAAGACCGAAGTCTTAATTTCGGGCCCGAGCTGGACACCCATGACAGTGTAAGATAGCCAGAGGAAACAGTGGTGTCAAGACTATCACTTGAACTTGTGTCACAGCACATCTATACTGGATATCGGAACAGGTAAATGATTTTTATTCACCATCGTCAATCATGTCAACGACGCTTCGATCTATTGACTTTTGTGCTGCTCTCGAGCAACTCGTACAGACAAGTATCCGCATGACTTGCTCTAGCCCTAGCGTTCACATTCTCGCCAGACCATGCATCTACTTCTCGTAAACCCAGTCGTGCTGCGCCGACTTCCAGCTCTGAATCTCGCTCTTCTCGAACCAGAGAGCAATCTCCTTCTGGGCGGACTCGACGGCGTCGGAGCCGTGGCAGACGTTGCGGCCGACGTCCTGGAGAGCATTGTGTCAGCAACGAGTCTCGATACCTGGATAGGATGGTGTAGAACTCACAATGGCGTAGTCACCACGGATGGTGCCTGGAGACGAAGCAGCGGGGTTGGTGGCTCCGAGAAGGACACGGCCGGTCTTGACGGCGTCACGGCCCTCCCAGACCATGGCGCAGATGGGGCCGGAACCCATGTCTGTGTTGGTGTGTTGTTAGATCGTGCTTTTAACATGTGTTTCATGTTTCCTTCTTTGTGTGACCTCCTCTGCAGTCTgccttctctttctgctgGATGGCGGGTTGTGGACATACAGGAAACGAGACCCTTGAAGAAGGGCTTCTCGGCAAGGTCGGCGTAGTGCTTCTCGAGGTGCTCCTTGGAGGCGGTGACGAGCTTGATGGCGACGAGCTTGAAGCTGCGAGGTGAAGGGAATGCGTCAATGGATGGCTCCGGctgaagaggatgatgaggatggtgaGACGTACCCGCGCTTCTCAAAGCGGCAGATGATGTCGCCGACGAGTCCACGCTGAAAGGGCGAGGTCAGTATTGATTCTTGTAGTCCTGATCTTCTTCAAGAAAATACCTGGACACCGTCTGGCTTGATGGCAATGAAGCTGTGAGAGCGGTCAGTCTGCGATCCAGCAGAGAACAATATGGACAACGTACGTCTGCTCGGAGGAAGACATGTCTGCTGCTTGTTCTTGTTGTTCTTGTTGGTGACGTTGAATGTTCTGGGAGATGATGGCTCTGTCTTTGGGACCGAGTTTCTTGAAGATTGCTGGAAGAGGGGAGTTGTCCATTTTTTACACCGCCGATCACCCACGAAACGCTTTGGTGGGGCAGGACTTCAATGGCCACTGACGCAGGGGTCCaggaggagagagaaagAAGCTGGCGACTCGATCAGATGGTGTGAATTGGCAATGGTTGATCGTGGTAAAGTGAGGATCATTGCATAGTGGGTGTCAAGTGAAGAATGGTATGATTTAttgcctcttccttctcccaTCTCAAATTGGCCATTTTCCATGTTCTCGACCAAACAGGCAGGTGCCTTTGCATGCCTGAACACGACTTTTGCTTTCAATGCTCGGCGTCGGCGAAACAGCTTAACGTGTTGACATTGGCGGATGAACTGTTGCTCTTCTTTTTTGATGAACTTCATTCTGCCATAGCAGCTGGGAGGAACAATGCGTGGCTCCAATGGCTCATGGACAATGTGGTCCaatcttctcttcctcctcgcaaCGATATGTAGCCTCATCACGCCGGCCGGTCAGTGAACACATCCCAGTCGAGCCTCCTGAGCTCCAGCTCCATTGAAAGAACACGGCCTGACATACAATAGTGACGGTGAAGCACGAGAACTTCAAGACCTGCGATCAGTCCGGCTTCTGTAAACGAAATCGCCTCTACGCCGATAATGCTctctcgacctcgacatgGGAATCTCCTTACCAACTCGAGCCATCAACGATCAAGTTCAACGATGGCATCCTTACCGGGATTGTCAACAAGAAGCTCGCGAGCTCAGAGACCATCCGTCTCCCATTCAAGCTCGCCTTCTACGAATCAGGAGTTGCTCGCGTGACCATTGATGAGGAGAAGCGTCAAAAGGGTGAAATCGAGCTTCGACATGACAGCAAGGCCAGGAAGGAACGATATAATGAGGCGGAGAAGTGGGCTATCGTAGGTGGAACGACAGTCAGTACTACTGCTGCCATTTCGAAAGATGCGGACAAGGACACAACGAAAGTGGTGTATGGTGCTGGGAGCAAGTTCGACGCCATCATCCGACACTCTCCCCTCAGCATCGACTTCAGACGAGACGGCGAGATTCAGATCAAATTCAACGACAAGGGTCTGCTCAATGTTGAGCACTGGCGGAggaaggtggagaagaaggcggaagAGCAGAATGGAACGGACGATGCAGCAGCAAAGACAGAGGACAAAGTTGCCGGAGAGGACGAGAGCACATGGTGGGACGAGGCTTTTGGAGGCAACACCGACACTAAGCCTCGTGGACCGGAGTCCGTGGCAATGGACATCTCCTTCCCAGGCTACGACTTCGTATATGGAATTGCTGAGCACGCTGGGCCTCTGGCGTTGAAGGAGACTCGTGGAGGAGACGGCAAATACTCGGAGCCCTACCGCATGTACAACGCCGATGTATTCGAGTATGAGATGGACAGCCCGATGACTCTGTACGGCAACATTCCGTTCATGCAGGCGCAGAAGAAAGATTCCACCGTTGGCGTGTTCTGGTTGAACGCAGCAGAGACCTGGGTCGACATCACCAAGACCTCAACCCTCGCCAATGCTATGAGTCTAGGAATCGCAGGCGACAAGACCACCAACACCCACTGGATTAGCGAGAACGGTCTCCTCGATGTAttcgtcttcctcggacCCACTCCTCAGGATGTCCTCGGAGCATACACTGAGCTCACAGGAACCCAACAACTCCCTCAAcacttctccatcgccagcCATCAATGTCGCTGGAACTACGTCACAGATGAGGATGTCCGTGATGTCGACAAGAAGTTCGACAAGCACCGCATCCCATACGATGTCATCTGGTTGGATATTGAATACACCGACGGAAAGAAGTACTTCACATGGGACTCCATGACCTTTCCCGATCCTCTCGGCATGCAGAAACAGCTCGATGAGCACGATCGTAAGCTCgtcgccatcatcgaccCTCACATCAAGAACGAGGGCGGCTACCCCATCGTCGACGAACTCAAATCAAAAGGTCTCGCCGTGAACAACAAAGAAGGCAACATCTACGAAGGATGGTGCTGGCCTGGCAGCAGTCACTGGGTCGACTGCTTCAGTCCCGCCGCTCGTAAATGGTGGGCGGACCTCTTCCAATATGCCAAATTCCCAGGCTCCGCCAAGAATCTCTTCATCTGGAACGACATGAACGAGCCCTCGGTCTTCAACGGCCCAGAGACAACCATGCCCAAGGACAACCTGCACCACGACAACTGGGAGCACCGCGACGTCCACAACCTCAACGGCATGACCCTCATCAATGCCACCTACGAAGGTCTCCTCGCTCGCTCCCCAGCCGAGCAGAAACAGAACGTCCGGCCCTTCGTCCTCACAcgctccttcttcgcaggGTCCCAACGTCTCGGCGCAATGTGGACCGGCGACAACCAAGCCGAATGGTcccacctcgccgcctccaTCCCCATGACCCTCTCAATGGGCATCTCCGGCTTTCCCTTCGCCGGCGCTGACGTGGGCGGCTTCTTCGGCAACCCCGACAAGGAGCTCCTCACGAGATGGTACCAAGCCGGCATCTTCTACCCCTTCATGCGCGCGCACGCCCACATCGACACCCGTCGGAGAGAGCCTTATCTCGCTGGAAGTCCTTACACAGAGATCATCACCCAAGCCATTCGTCTCCGCTACGCCCTGCTCCCAGCTTGGTACACCGCCTTCCATGAGTCCCACATGACCGGCGCGCCTATCATCCGTCCACATTACTACGTCTTTCCCGGCGACGAAAAGGGTTTCGCCATTGATGACCAATTCTTCATCGGTTCCACCGGCTTGCTCGCCAAACCCGTCACAACGCCTGAGACGACAGCGCAGAAAATCTACCTCGCGGATAAGGAGGTCTACTATGACTACTTCGACTTCTGGACGTATCAAGGTCCCGGCGAAGTCAATGTCAACGCTCCGCTGGATGTCATCCCACTGCTCATGCGAGGAGGACACATCTTCCCCCGTCGCGACCGACCAAGGCGTAGTTCTGGACTGATGAAGTACGATCCTGTGACTCTGGTCGTTGTGCTGGGCCACAGTGGAGATGCGGAGGGAACGCTGTATCTGGATGATGGGGAGTCGTTCGACTATGAACAAGGTGCTTTCATTCACCGGTCATTCAAGTACACTGCTGCGAGCAAGGAACTGGTGAGTGAAGACCTGAcgccgaaggagaagaagggcaagaaaCAGGAGGCGTATAAGAAGGTCATGAAGGATGTGCGGGTGGAGAAGATTGTGCTTGTGGGGGTTCCGGATGGATGGGTTGGGAAGACGGAGGTTACTGTGGTTGAGGAAGGTGGGAAGGCTGAGAGGAAGGTGGCTGTGGAGGTGTTTgccaaggagaaggagggcaAAGCGGC
This genomic interval from Zymoseptoria tritici IPO323 chromosome 8, whole genome shotgun sequence contains the following:
- the MgAGL4 gene encoding putative alpha-glucosidase (Alpha-Glucosidase (Signal P secreted)), producing MRGSNGSWTMWSNLLFLLATICSLITPAVTVKHENFKTCDQSGFCKRNRLYADNALSTSTWESPYQLEPSTIKFNDGILTGIVNKKLASSETIRLPFKLAFYESGVARVTIDEEKRQKGEIELRHDSKARKERYNEAEKWAIVGGTTVSTTAAISKDADKDTTKVVYGAGSKFDAIIRHSPLSIDFRRDGEIQIKFNDKGLLNVEHWRRKVEKKAEEQNGTDDAAAKTEDKVAGEDESTWWDEAFGGNTDTKPRGPESVAMDISFPGYDFVYGIAEHAGPLALKETRGGDGKYSEPYRMYNADVFEYEMDSPMTLYGNIPFMQAQKKDSTVGVFWLNAAETWVDITKTSTLANAMSLGIAGDKTTNTHWISENGLLDVFVFLGPTPQDVLGAYTELTGTQQLPQHFSIASHQCRWNYVTDEDVRDVDKKFDKHRIPYDVIWLDIEYTDGKKYFTWDSMTFPDPLGMQKQLDEHDRKLVAIIDPHIKNEGGYPIVDELKSKGLAVNNKEGNIYEGWCWPGSSHWVDCFSPAARKWWADLFQYAKFPGSAKNLFIWNDMNEPSVFNGPETTMPKDNLHHDNWEHRDVHNLNGMTLINATYEGLLARSPAEQKQNVRPFVLTRSFFAGSQRLGAMWTGDNQAEWSHLAASIPMTLSMGISGFPFAGADVGGFFGNPDKELLTRWYQAGIFYPFMRAHAHIDTRRREPYLAGSPYTEIITQAIRLRYALLPAWYTAFHESHMTGAPIIRPHYYVFPGDEKGFAIDDQFFIGSTGLLAKPVTTPETTAQKIYLADKEVYYDYFDFWTYQGPGEVNVNAPLDVIPLLMRGGHIFPRRDRPRRSSGLMKYDPVTLVVVLGHSGDAEGTLYLDDGESFDYEQGAFIHRSFKYTAASKELVSEDLTPKEKKGKKQEAYKKVMKDVRVEKIVLVGVPDGWVGKTEVTVVEEGGKAERKVAVEVFAKEKEGKAAYAVVRDPEVRVGEGWRVKFE